One segment of Marvinbryantia formatexigens DSM 14469 DNA contains the following:
- a CDS encoding DUF2634 domain-containing protein has protein sequence MGEETGLFPVVDIQIPEENEEEYDREYKPSPAWDLEKGDFVRDAVNRIVMNDGQEAYRIWCVKAVSTARYSCASYSNDIGSEIDDALKENDENAVELAIERTIKETLAANPRTETVEGFSFMWQGDSVKVSFLVRGIEWEQFPLAIVIKADGR, from the coding sequence ATGGGTGAAGAGACAGGACTGTTTCCGGTGGTGGATATCCAGATACCGGAAGAAAACGAGGAGGAATATGACAGGGAATATAAGCCGTCTCCTGCATGGGATCTGGAAAAAGGCGATTTTGTGAGGGATGCTGTAAACCGGATTGTCATGAATGACGGACAGGAAGCCTACCGCATCTGGTGCGTCAAGGCTGTTTCCACGGCACGGTACAGCTGCGCTTCTTACAGCAACGATATCGGCTCTGAAATAGATGACGCGCTCAAGGAGAATGACGAAAATGCGGTAGAACTGGCAATAGAGCGGACGATAAAGGAAACTCTTGCGGCAAATCCGCGAACGGAAACGGTGGAGGGATTTTCGTTTATGTGGCAGGGTGATTCGGTAAAGGTTTCGTTTCTGGTCCGCGGCATTGAATGGGAGCAGTTCCCTCTGGCAATTGTGATTAAAGCGGATGGGAGGTGA
- a CDS encoding holin, with product MRDWKKWVKAAGVRAVKTVAQTAVATIGSSVAMGEVNWVLVASSSALAGVVSLLTSVAGLPELEE from the coding sequence ATGAGAGACTGGAAGAAATGGGTAAAAGCAGCAGGAGTAAGAGCGGTAAAGACCGTGGCACAGACCGCAGTGGCAACAATCGGCTCATCCGTGGCAATGGGGGAGGTCAACTGGGTACTGGTGGCATCCTCTTCGGCGCTGGCAGGGGTGGTATCACTGCTTACATCGGTGGCGGGGCTGCCGGAGCTGGAGGAATAA
- a CDS encoding baseplate J/gp47 family protein: MREFVYPDFVQDNDADIIHERMMQNLPMDISAMPGDFAYDITYPAALEKSELVQYHIVRTLMLMFPQYAWGEWLDLHGEQAGLTRKPAGYAYGKLEITAQPGTRIEGQSIFCTAAADTGASIEFVSEEPVEIPESGVAVVEIVALESGTGSNVAAGTITLAMNPMEKVTKIWNPEAVTGGSEEESDEDYRDRILEYYQSGVSFVGNDADYIRWAKEVVGVGAASVIPEWNGPGTVKLILIDSNGRPANEHICDEVYTYIMHPEDRIQRKAPIGAILTVSAPDLVTVTYTATVEPEAGYTLEAIRAEFEKNLLKYYDEALADGEVKYTRAASVLSETDGVNDYTDFRMNGDVRNIGIHTNEFPITESVTFASGVVE, from the coding sequence ATGCGGGAGTTTGTATACCCGGATTTTGTGCAGGACAATGACGCTGATATAATCCATGAACGTATGATGCAGAATCTTCCGATGGACATCAGTGCAATGCCGGGAGATTTTGCGTATGATATTACTTATCCGGCAGCACTGGAGAAATCAGAACTTGTGCAGTACCATATAGTACGGACGCTGATGCTGATGTTTCCGCAATATGCGTGGGGAGAGTGGCTTGACCTCCATGGAGAACAGGCGGGTCTGACACGGAAGCCGGCCGGATACGCATATGGGAAGCTTGAGATCACTGCGCAGCCGGGAACCAGAATCGAAGGGCAGAGTATATTCTGCACTGCCGCTGCGGATACGGGCGCTTCTATTGAATTTGTATCCGAAGAACCGGTAGAGATACCGGAATCCGGTGTTGCGGTCGTGGAAATCGTCGCACTGGAAAGCGGTACTGGGTCGAATGTGGCTGCCGGAACTATAACTCTTGCCATGAATCCGATGGAGAAAGTGACAAAGATCTGGAATCCGGAGGCGGTTACCGGAGGAAGCGAAGAGGAGTCTGACGAAGACTACCGGGACAGAATACTGGAATATTACCAGAGTGGGGTTTCATTTGTCGGAAATGATGCGGACTATATCCGGTGGGCAAAAGAGGTAGTTGGTGTTGGCGCGGCGTCGGTGATTCCGGAATGGAATGGACCGGGAACGGTAAAGCTGATTCTGATTGATTCCAATGGCCGTCCCGCAAATGAGCATATTTGCGATGAAGTGTATACGTATATCATGCACCCGGAAGACAGGATACAGAGAAAGGCTCCGATCGGGGCGATTCTTACGGTAAGCGCGCCGGATCTGGTTACGGTTACGTATACAGCAACGGTGGAACCGGAAGCAGGATATACGCTGGAGGCGATCCGCGCAGAATTTGAAAAGAATCTTCTGAAATATTACGATGAAGCACTGGCAGACGGGGAGGTTAAATATACAAGAGCCGCGTCTGTGCTGTCAGAAACGGATGGGGTAAATGACTATACCGATTTCCGGATGAATGGGGATGTGCGAAATATCGGGATACACACAAATGAATTTCCGATAACGGAAAGCGTCACATTTGCAAGCGGGGTGGTGGAATGA
- a CDS encoding ribbon-helix-helix domain-containing protein, whose translation MSPRTGRPKVENPINIRTSVRLDKETDDKLNEYCLKKGITKGEAIRKGVHLLLEDESKK comes from the coding sequence ATGAGTCCGCGCACGGGGCGTCCAAAAGTAGAGAATCCAATAAATATAAGGACAAGTGTTCGTCTGGATAAAGAAACAGATGATAAGTTGAACGAATATTGCTTAAAAAAGGGAATAACCAAGGGAGAAGCAATAAGAAAAGGCGTGCACCTTCTTTTGGAGGATGAAAGTAAAAAATAG
- a CDS encoding carbohydrate-binding protein, which translates to MNKTEMMRQLGAGIAMSVRKAALTDAEALQVKGLHEEWTPGQAVKTGDRRQYNGRLYRCRQDHTTQADWTPDVFAAGWTVINETNAGTVDDPVPWVTGMQPEAGKYYVEGNLLALCIEDPGQAIYGTLSALCPGRYFEAYTA; encoded by the coding sequence ATGAATAAAACAGAGATGATGCGCCAGCTTGGCGCGGGCATTGCGATGTCTGTCAGAAAAGCGGCTCTGACAGATGCGGAAGCGCTGCAGGTAAAAGGTCTGCACGAAGAGTGGACACCGGGACAGGCTGTCAAGACAGGCGACCGCCGCCAGTATAACGGGCGGCTTTACAGATGCCGGCAGGACCACACCACACAGGCAGACTGGACACCGGACGTTTTTGCAGCCGGATGGACGGTTATTAACGAGACAAACGCCGGGACAGTGGATGATCCGGTCCCGTGGGTAACCGGAATGCAGCCGGAGGCTGGAAAGTATTACGTTGAGGGTAATCTTCTGGCGCTGTGCATTGAGGATCCCGGACAGGCGATCTATGGTACACTGTCCGCCCTGTGCCCGGGCAGATACTTTGAGGCGTATACCGCGTAA
- a CDS encoding phage tail protein, whose protein sequence is MSKSIVTTIGIRKMLEARAGIAPLPCITGFAFGDGAVSDGIIRMPDPDEPYLRNELYRQKIDGFQIMSDTCIRYTCTLAKGTLKGIQINEMALYDADGDLVAIKSFMDKGKDEDIEMAFEIDDIFYKEGSVDG, encoded by the coding sequence ATGTCAAAAAGTATTGTAACGACGATCGGGATCAGAAAGATGCTGGAAGCAAGAGCGGGAATCGCGCCGCTGCCATGCATAACGGGTTTTGCGTTCGGGGATGGCGCTGTATCGGACGGTATCATCCGGATGCCGGATCCGGATGAACCTTATCTCAGAAACGAACTTTACCGTCAGAAGATCGATGGATTTCAGATCATGTCAGATACCTGCATACGATACACCTGTACTCTGGCAAAAGGGACGCTGAAAGGGATACAGATCAATGAAATGGCATTATATGACGCGGACGGGGATCTGGTGGCAATCAAATCATTTATGGACAAGGGGAAAGATGAAGATATAGAAATGGCATTTGAAATTGACGACATTTTTTATAAGGAGGGATCCGTAGATGGCTAA
- a CDS encoding putative phage tail protein encodes MNLENFPTNRIAKKMIGTVTKGWYENSYVGKWLYQVTGEEYEDAERLVTELPLQVFPETATWGLMYHEILYGIPVDSTKSLEERRREIFLRRNMRAPLNPDRLEEWIYLATGVKVEITENVKPYTFKVRFEDLDFTYSLSDLFQKIRSMKPSHLSFMYGIGTTVENRNDMLLSKIRIRFCVPWATGVYYLDGSFLLDGSVLLAYPDLNPMNMVIRGDVNLRETFAGKITVYKDWWLLDGAHRLDGSKNIDAEKTEEVM; translated from the coding sequence ATGAATCTGGAAAATTTCCCAACGAACCGGATTGCGAAAAAAATGATAGGAACGGTGACAAAAGGATGGTACGAGAATTCCTATGTTGGAAAATGGCTGTACCAGGTGACCGGTGAGGAATATGAGGATGCGGAGAGGCTGGTAACGGAACTTCCGTTGCAGGTTTTTCCGGAAACAGCAACATGGGGCCTCATGTATCATGAGATCCTGTATGGAATACCCGTGGATTCCACAAAGAGCCTGGAGGAGCGCAGAAGAGAAATTTTTCTGAGAAGAAATATGCGGGCGCCTCTGAATCCGGACAGGCTGGAGGAATGGATCTATCTGGCTACCGGAGTGAAAGTAGAGATTACAGAAAATGTGAAACCGTATACGTTTAAGGTGCGGTTTGAGGATCTGGACTTTACCTATTCATTAAGCGATCTTTTTCAGAAAATCCGCAGTATGAAACCGTCTCATCTCTCTTTTATGTATGGGATCGGAACCACCGTGGAAAACAGAAATGACATGCTGCTTAGTAAAATAAGAATACGTTTTTGTGTACCGTGGGCTACTGGGGTTTATTACCTTGATGGCTCTTTTTTGTTGGATGGTTCCGTGCTTCTGGCTTATCCGGATTTAAATCCGATGAACATGGTGATCCGGGGAGATGTGAATCTGAGGGAAACATTTGCTGGAAAGATCACGGTTTATAAGGACTGGTGGCTTCTCGATGGAGCGCATCGTCTTGACGGAAGTAAAAATATTGATGCAGAAAAAACAGAGGAGGTGATGTGA
- a CDS encoding ORF6N domain-containing protein — protein sequence MKVKNRKQVADYQSNKPVSSRGTSSKNIITFRRCSLQSKLESEENKMQLPKIAEYYGIRILTTSQLAEMYGTDTKTISYNFSYNKKKYLEGKHYIKLEGAELRAFKASREIPDCHKFSAHLYLWTEKGALLHAKSLNTDKAWEVYDYLVDFYFRAKEPEKKEIVPTKQSTRPVQEMIEDGKEKTPEVFLKGMRVARGAVVDIPENKEAQKLIMEARKYITALDALLDTYSMYRSEDEFKKIAYAVMAIGGKISRTTLFLYDVKPGVVEKCL from the coding sequence ATGAAAGTAAAAAATAGGAAACAGGTTGCAGACTACCAATCAAACAAACCTGTTTCCAGCCGAGGAACATCCTCTAAAAATATTATAACATTTAGAAGATGTTCCTTGCAATCAAAACTTGAAAGTGAGGAAAATAAAATGCAATTACCCAAAATAGCAGAATATTACGGAATAAGAATATTAACAACAAGCCAGCTTGCGGAGATGTATGGAACAGATACCAAAACTATTTCATATAATTTTTCTTACAACAAGAAGAAATATTTGGAAGGAAAGCATTATATCAAACTGGAAGGAGCTGAATTAAGAGCTTTTAAAGCCAGTCGGGAAATTCCCGACTGCCATAAATTCAGTGCGCACCTTTATCTCTGGACAGAAAAAGGTGCCCTTCTCCATGCAAAGTCCCTTAACACAGACAAGGCATGGGAGGTATACGATTATCTGGTAGACTTTTACTTCCGGGCAAAGGAGCCGGAGAAGAAGGAGATTGTTCCGACAAAGCAGAGTACGCGTCCTGTGCAAGAGATGATTGAAGATGGCAAGGAAAAGACGCCGGAGGTATTTCTCAAAGGCATGAGGGTGGCACGCGGTGCAGTGGTCGATATACCGGAAAATAAAGAAGCGCAGAAGCTGATAATGGAAGCCAGAAAATATATTACAGCACTGGATGCATTACTTGATACTTACAGTATGTACCGCAGTGAGGATGAATTTAAGAAAATTGCATATGCTGTCATGGCGATAGGAGGCAAAATTTCTCGCACAACGCTGTTTCTGTACGATGTAAAACCAGGAGTGGTTGAAAAATGTCTGTAA
- a CDS encoding Rha family transcriptional regulator, with amino-acid sequence MNEIMKSTITSMEVAEMVDKKHCDLLKDIRRYMKQLGEGKIPSSDFFTESTYISEQNKTVPCYLVTKKGCEFIAHKLTGQKGTEFTARYINRFHEMEEGIGIISAEKIPVGEVAKLANVMDRIAVRQNLSPHRIAANFKAICEQFGIRLTDDFVKAPEYEQLQLIIK; translated from the coding sequence ATGAACGAGATTATGAAGAGTACGATTACTTCAATGGAAGTGGCGGAGATGGTAGATAAGAAGCATTGTGACTTATTGAAAGATATTCGAAGATACATGAAGCAGCTAGGAGAAGGAAAGATTCCTTCCTCCGATTTCTTTACAGAATCAACGTATATTTCGGAACAGAATAAAACAGTTCCCTGTTATCTTGTCACCAAGAAAGGCTGTGAATTTATTGCCCACAAGCTTACAGGGCAGAAGGGCACGGAATTTACAGCAAGATATATAAACAGATTCCATGAAATGGAAGAGGGGATAGGTATCATATCAGCAGAGAAAATTCCTGTAGGAGAAGTTGCGAAGCTTGCAAATGTCATGGACAGGATTGCAGTGAGACAAAATCTTTCCCCACACCGGATTGCCGCGAATTTCAAAGCAATTTGCGAGCAGTTTGGTATCCGGCTGACAGATGATTTTGTGAAAGCGCCGGAATATGAGCAATTGCAGTTAATAATCAAATAA
- a CDS encoding N-acetylmuramoyl-L-alanine amidase, with amino-acid sequence MNINKDYISDQNTYAGNNPVNIVIHNTDNFDKDADAKAHAKAQHDGNFDGMSAHIYVDDKSAYLAAPYNRGTWHVGVNYGGKLFGTVNNRNSVAIEMCVNAGYDYEKAFRNTVEITKQVMAELGIPADRVYTHYDVCAKNCPSQIRARGDWERFKNLIGGTTGTDIKDVAIGDSSVEAIARVVYGEAGVIASRNGFLGVAQCIHDMLEDGGYGKTVTEVMRKNYSAYGAKVTSDAARQAVYDVFKKGVRRFGDAVILQFRSFTNYSDGNGKIDRDKCAALLAEYQYLGSDSSSNRWGHLYFGHKTEMRPEPLNKQNRVQCGSFSKKENAEKLVTQLKAAGFAAIIKTEDDQYKVQAGAYDIPANAQKHVKRLKAAGFDAIIK; translated from the coding sequence ATGAACATCAATAAGGATTATATCTCAGACCAGAACACCTATGCCGGAAACAATCCGGTAAACATCGTTATCCACAACACGGACAACTTTGACAAAGACGCCGACGCGAAAGCCCACGCAAAAGCACAGCATGACGGAAACTTTGACGGGATGTCTGCACATATTTATGTGGATGATAAGAGTGCATACCTCGCGGCACCGTACAACCGCGGCACATGGCATGTGGGCGTAAACTATGGAGGAAAGCTGTTCGGCACGGTGAATAACCGTAACAGCGTAGCCATTGAGATGTGCGTAAATGCAGGGTATGATTACGAAAAAGCATTCCGGAACACCGTGGAAATCACAAAGCAGGTAATGGCAGAACTGGGCATTCCGGCAGACCGGGTATATACCCACTATGACGTCTGCGCGAAAAACTGCCCGTCACAGATCCGCGCGCGTGGTGACTGGGAGCGCTTTAAAAATCTGATCGGCGGTACCACCGGTACAGACATCAAAGACGTGGCGATCGGGGACAGCAGCGTGGAAGCCATTGCAAGAGTCGTTTATGGCGAGGCAGGCGTGATCGCAAGCCGGAACGGGTTCCTTGGCGTTGCCCAGTGTATCCACGACATGCTGGAAGATGGCGGGTACGGAAAGACCGTCACGGAAGTCATGCGGAAAAACTACTCTGCTTACGGAGCCAAAGTAACATCCGATGCCGCGCGGCAGGCAGTCTACGACGTATTTAAAAAAGGAGTGCGCCGCTTTGGGGATGCCGTGATCCTGCAGTTTCGCAGCTTTACAAACTACTCTGATGGAAATGGGAAAATTGACAGGGATAAATGCGCAGCGCTGCTTGCAGAGTACCAGTATCTCGGCAGTGACTCCAGCAGCAACAGATGGGGGCATCTGTACTTCGGGCACAAGACGGAGATGCGGCCGGAACCGCTCAACAAGCAGAACAGGGTACAGTGCGGCAGCTTCTCAAAGAAAGAAAATGCCGAAAAGCTTGTCACGCAGCTTAAAGCAGCCGGCTTTGCTGCCATCATCAAAACAGAGGATGATCAGTACAAAGTACAGGCAGGAGCTTATGATATCCCTGCGAATGCGCAGAAGCATGTAAAGAGGCTGAAGGCAGCAGGATTTGATGCGATAATCAAATAG
- a CDS encoding LysM peptidoglycan-binding domain-containing protein, whose protein sequence is MDIYLKEKENTKSSLRFPSMPESIKVKGDAKYQEYDIIRDGTYAFPSGADLQTVQWTGTFWGEARKDAAWLNRLWLDPADCINKIEQWRDGGTVLNLIVSGGNINKDVTIKSFEYEQSGGNGDYEYSIVFVVYRENKVTTIKEAASTDSTKKKTVPRKSEKKEKKRYTVKSGDTLWAIARKFYGGSGSDWKKIYDANKSTIESTAKKYGYGSSDSGHWIFPGCVLTIP, encoded by the coding sequence GTGGATATTTATCTGAAGGAAAAGGAAAATACAAAATCATCCCTGCGTTTTCCATCCATGCCGGAAAGCATAAAGGTAAAAGGGGATGCAAAGTACCAGGAATATGACATTATCCGGGACGGCACCTATGCATTCCCGTCCGGCGCGGACCTGCAGACAGTCCAGTGGACAGGAACATTCTGGGGCGAAGCAAGAAAAGACGCGGCGTGGCTGAACCGTTTATGGCTGGATCCGGCAGACTGTATCAATAAGATAGAGCAGTGGAGAGACGGCGGGACGGTTCTGAACCTTATCGTTTCCGGTGGAAATATCAATAAGGATGTGACGATAAAATCATTTGAATACGAACAGTCTGGCGGGAACGGGGATTATGAGTATTCAATTGTTTTTGTGGTGTACCGGGAAAACAAGGTGACAACGATTAAGGAAGCTGCATCCACAGACAGCACAAAGAAAAAGACGGTACCGCGAAAGTCGGAGAAGAAAGAGAAAAAAAGGTATACGGTAAAATCCGGCGATACCCTCTGGGCTATTGCAAGGAAGTTTTACGGCGGAAGCGGGTCAGACTGGAAGAAGATATATGATGCAAATAAAAGCACGATAGAGAGCACGGCAAAGAAATACGGATATGGATCCAGCGACAGCGGGCACTGGATCTTTCCGGGATGCGTGCTTACTATTCCGTAG
- a CDS encoding putative holin-like toxin — protein MEMFSFQDMILFATFLITLLAYIDRNNKRK, from the coding sequence ATGGAAATGTTTTCATTCCAGGACATGATCCTGTTTGCAACATTTTTAATTACACTGCTTGCCTACATAGATAGGAACAACAAGCGAAAATAA
- a CDS encoding XkdX family protein has translation MFEIIKRYYNKGLYSDGNLAVFVTAGKITAEQYAEITGKEYTPEIQPDTRTGMQLLQEQISELRQNQEALLAGANLLTGGAEDE, from the coding sequence ATGTTTGAGATCATAAAAAGGTACTATAACAAGGGACTGTATTCGGACGGAAATCTTGCCGTGTTTGTGACGGCTGGAAAGATCACTGCGGAACAGTACGCAGAGATTACCGGGAAAGAGTACACGCCGGAAATACAGCCGGACACCAGAACCGGCATGCAGCTCCTGCAGGAACAGATTTCCGAGCTCAGACAGAACCAGGAAGCGCTGCTGGCAGGAGCAAATCTTTTAACAGGAGGTGCGGAAGATGAATAA